The nucleotide sequence CCCATAAGGGCTCTTCCAACCATGAATCCATCAACTCCGGTTTGCTCGTAAACTTCTTTTGCAAAAGCAAATGTTGTGATATTTCCACTGTAGATGAGCGGAATTGTTAATGCTTTTTTTAGCTCTGCTACAAGAGCGATATCTGGTGTGCCGCCAAACATTTCGACTTGTGTTCGTGGATGGATGATTACTGCATCAAGCCCTAAATCTTGCGCCATTTGAGCTATTTCGATAACATTTTTTTCTTTGAAGCCAGCGCGAAGTTTAATCGTAAATGGAACTTCGTTTTTTATATGTTTGTTAAATTCGTTTAAGATAGCGATCAATTTTTTAGGGTTTCCCATCAGCGATGCTCCGCCGCCAGATTTGATAATATTTTTGGCAGGACAGCATGCGTTGAAATTTAACATTTCAAAATTGTGTGGTAGAACTTTATTTACCGCTTCTTCGATAAAATCTACTTTTGTTGCTGCAAATTGGAAGCAGAGTGGTTTTTCAAGCTCTTTATATTTTAGAGATTGTCCCTCTTTTTCATTTGCAACGCTTGCAACATGTCGCATCTCGGTGAACAAAAGTTCATCTTTTGAAAAACTTCTGATCATTTGTCGCAATGGAGAATCGGTTATTCCGTCCATTGGCGCGGACATAAAGCGAGGAATTTCTAGATTTTTAATTTTGAGTTTAGAGTTCCAAAAGTCCATATTTTATTCAAAACCTGCTGGATTTTTTAGATAAAATTGTGTTTGTTGTTCGTATGCAAATGCAGCTTTATAAATCAAATGTTCAGAAAATCTTGGGCCTACGAATTGAAAACCTATTGGTAAATTCTCTTTTGAGAATCCACAAGGAATAGAAAGTCCTGGTATTCCACTAATACACATTGGGACTGTAAAAAAATCTGCCATGTACATAGCAAGTGGATCACTGCTTTCTTTGCCAATTTGAAATGCAAGAGTAGATGATGTTGGACTAATTAACAAGTCAACGTCTTTAAAAGTATCTTCAAAACTTTTTTGCAGTAAAGATCTTACTAAAAGTGCTTTGTTGTAGAAAGCATCTTTGTGACCTGCTGATAAAACATAATTACCCATTAGTATTCTACGTTTTACCTCTTTACCAAAGTTGTTTTGGCGAGTTTTTATATACATTTCTTCTATTGTTGTTGCTTCTTTATCTCTGTTGCCATAAAGAGTTCCGTCATATCTTGAAAGATTTGATGCTGCTTCAGCTCTACTTAAAACAAAATAAACGGCGATTCCAAGATCGATGTTTGGAATGGAAACATATTTGATTGTGGCGCCCATTTTTTCAAAGTTATTGATAGCACTTGTGAAAGACTCTTTGATTTGTGGATCGACACCATCAGATTCAAGCGAATCTTTAATGACTCCGATTTTTAAATTTTGTGGCAATTTAGCAGACAAATCTTTTGTGAAATCTTGGCGAGGTTGATTTATTGATGTCCCATCACCTTCATCATTTCCTGACATGATCGATGCTAAGAGTGCATTATCATAAACCGTTTTGGTTATAGGTCCGACTTGATCGGTTGAAGATGCGAATGCCACAATTCCTTTTCGTGAAAATCTACCATAGGAAGGATAAAGTCCTACCAGGTTGCAAAATGCTGCAGGAATTCGAACAGAGCTTCCTGTTTCTGAACCAATTGCCCAAGGAACAAGTCCTGCACCTACTGCGCCTGCTGGACCCGAAGATGATCCGCCAGCGGCTCGAGTAGAATCCCAAGGATTTAAAGTTGCACCGTAAGCGGAAAACTCTCCTGAAGAGCCCATTGCAAATTCGTCCATATTTCCACGACCGACGATGATCGCGCCTTCATCTTTTAATTTTTTTGTGATTGTTGCATCGTATGGAGCTTTGTAGTTTGAAAGAATTTTGGAAGCGCAGGAAGTAATTCTGCCTTTTTGACTCATATTATCTTTTAGAAGTCCTGGAATGCCTGCAAGTAACCCTTTTGAACTGTGTTCTTTATCAAATTCTTCTTCAAACACTTCTAGAAATGCATTTAATTTTGGATTGTATTTTTTGATTCGTTTTTTATAAAAAGAAAGTACGTCTTTGGGAGTTATTTCTTTTTTTTCTAATTTTTCTTTAATTTCTTGTATGGTTAAAAATGGTTTCATTGTAAAAAAATCCTTTTTGGGGAGAGTTTTTATTTATAAAATTTTTGGAACAACGAAAAATGTATCTTTTTTTTGCGGTGCATTTTCAAGGATTTCTTTTGAGTCTGTTGCAATAGCAACATCGTCTCTGAAAACGTTTGTTTTAAATGGTTTTGCTTCTAGTTTTTCTTCAGATACAACTTTGTTAAGCATTGAAGAGTATTCAAGGATTATTTGGAGTTCTTTTGCAAACTGTTCGATTTCGTTTTCATCCAAATGAAGTGCTGAAAGCTTTGCTATTTTTAATAACTCTTCTTTTGAAAATGAGTACATTTTTTCCCTTATTTATTAATCTTTGAATAAATCTTTTCTTCTAAAAGCAAGTATCAATATACCAATCACGTTTGGAACGGCAACCGGGATAACAAAAAAGTCTGTTAATATCCACAAAAGTTTAACATCGCAAAGAGTTCCAACTAAGATGAAGATTCCAGAAATAGCCAAGTACCATTTTAAATATCTGTTTTTGGTGATGTATGAGAAACATTGGCTTCCATTGTAACAGTTTCCAAGAATAGTTGTGTACGCGAAAATTGCAGCGCTAAAAGATAATATCAACGGTCCAATTGTGGAAAAATACATGGCAAAAGATGCGCTGACCATGTTGATACCAAGGCCGATATTTATATCTTTCCATGTTCCGGTCATCAAAATGACAAGTCCTGATAACATGCATACAAATCCGTAAGCGTAAATTGACGCTATGGATAAAACACCTTGAGTAAATGGATCTTTGCTATCTGACATTGAGTGTGGAATTGCAGCTGTTCCCATTCCAGCTTCATTATTTTGGAAAGCTTGAAGCATTCCCCAGCGGATTACGTATTGCATTCCACCGCAAATTGCAGCTCCGATTGCAACATCTTTTACAAAAGCAGAATGAATGATAAGAGATAAAACCCCTTTTAACTTGTCTAAGTTGCACAAAATTATCCAAAGTGCTCCGCTGCAGTAAAGTATAAATTTGATAGGAACTATTTTTTCTGCGACGCTTCCGATTCTTTTTATTCCACCGATTAAAGTGATAACAACAAAGAATAAAAGAATTAATCCTGTAGCAATAGCTGGGATTTTATAAATTGTTAAAAGAGTAGCGGCAGTGTTTGCTTGTCTTGCTGACCAAACTATTAACAAAATGAATCCTGCGTATGCATACCAACTTGCAAAAAGAGGATGAACCGCTTTTAAGTATTGCATTGGTCCGCCCATAACGGTTCCATTTTCAAGCTTTTTACGATATGCCATGGCAAGTGTAACTTCTACAAATGTTACTGCACCACCAAGAAGTGTTGCGACGGCAAAACCAACTAATGTTCCCGGCCCGCCAAGTCTTATTGCAATAGCTGGAGAAGTGATGCTTGAAATACCTATTGTTGTTGACATTGCTGTGAATAAAGCTCTATTTGCTTTGATTGTCTGGTCTTTAGAATTGGAAGATTTTTTGGAAAAGTTGGAGAAAAATATTTTGAACATTAAAGGAATTGTTCTTATTTGTATAAAGCGCATTTTAAAAGTGATTATGATGCTTGCTATTAAAATGAAAACGGTCGGTATCCAAAGTATTTTTATACTTAAATTTTCTAACAAAGAAATAAAATCCATTAATTCTCCTAAAGTTTTTATTTAAATTTTATCAGAACGAAGTTTTTTACTTTTTAGACGTATAATGCAAAGCAACCCGATTAATCCTGTGTGAAGATAAAAAGATCCGTAAATTAATATAAATTTTACAAGTGCGCTTGGAATATTAAGCCAGGAAATAAATGTAACAAGTGGGTAAAAGAATCCATAACATGCGATTATTCTGATTACCATGACAGCTTTTACATCTCCAGCCCCACGAAGAGCGCCACAAAGTATTAACTGAATGAAATCGAAAATAACAAAAAGACTTATGAATGGAAATGCTAGAACTGCAAAATCGGTGAATTTATCTTTATGATCGAAAAGGTGAACAAAAAAGCGGGCATTTACAGTCATTAATAATAGAGCTACAAATACCATTGCGCCGCCCAAATACAGCGTTTTTCTCATTATAGATCTTGCGCCAGCAGGGTTATTGTTTCCTAAATTATTACTAACTAAGAATGTTATTACGGTTGCAAGAGCAACTGCTGGTAAAAAGGCTAATCGCTCCATATCTTTGATTACTGTAAAAGATGCTATTGCATATTTACCCATAGGATTAATCATTTTATTTAAGAAGACGTAAGCAGATGCAAGAATGGTTTTATCAATCATTATTGGCCAGCTTAAATTTAAAATATGCAAAAAGCCTTTGATATTAAAATTGAGAAAGAACATTTGATCAAAATATTTTTTGTATTCTTCATTTCTTAAAATATGCCAAAAAGCAAGGGCAATCATGACAACATTTTGAATGATTGATGAAACTGCAGAGCCGCTTAATCTCATCTGGGGAAAGCCAAATTTACCCAAAACAAGTGTGTAGTCACATATTAAAAATATGACTATTCCAATTATTAAAATTTGCATTGGAGTTTTGGTATTTTTTACTGCACGCATAAAACCAAAAAGTGAAGCATAAATAAATGCTAAAAAGACACCAAAAGCCCGAAGCCTTAAAAACGGTGCTCCGATTTTTGCTATTTGCTCAGGCGTACCAAGCCAAATATAAATGTTTTCGGCAAATAAAAAGAGAAGTAAAAATGTGAAAAATCCAGATATTACTGTGACCCAAAAAGCATCGCCTAACGCTTTGCCCGCTTCTTTATATTTTTTGGCGCCATTGAAAACACCTATAAATGCGATGGTGCTAACCATGAAAGCTTCTGTTAATTTTGTGATCGTGTGCAAAAAGTTGTTAGCAACGCCTAAGGCGCTGTAGGTTGATGTTGATTCAAGTTGGCAAACTATTAATGCATCTAAAATGATTGGAAGGGCAAATGTGGCTGCGGCAGAAACTAGCTCGGGCCACCAAAAGCTAAGAATTTCTTTATAAGATTCTCCAGCGTTTTTTGTAGAAGAATTTGAATTATTAAAAATTGCCATAAAGATTCTTTCTTTTTAGCAGCGAAAAACTGCTATGAAAAATGGTTAAACTTATTTTAAAACGTACGTTATTCCCTTTTGTTTCAAATAATAATTTGCCTTACTTTAATTCAAAAAAAATGAGTTTGCAAATGAAATCGCAGCTAGTAACAATAGGCTAAAAAACGGAGGGTCAATTTTGTAAGATGTGAAATTTAAAAAGGAGGCTATTTAAATCTTTTTTTTCTGCTAAATTAAGGGGGTGTTTTTATTTTTATTCTAAAATTTTTTGAAGAAAAATATGCAAAATTTAGAGCTTAATCTTGCGCGTAAACTTAGACCTAAAACTTTTAATGATGTTATAGGTCAAGAGCTGTCTGTTAGAATTTTGAAAAATGGTCTTTATTTAAACAAATTTTTTCCTGTTTATATTTTTTCTGGCAATAGAGGTTGTGGAAAAACGACATCTGCTAGGTTGCTTGCAGCTGCGGTTAATTGTGAAAATTTGAAAAATTTCCAGCAAAATCCAAAAGAGCAAGATGTTCCGTGCGGAAAGTGTTCCTCTTGTAACTTAATGCTTGGTTTAAATCATCCAGATTTTATAGAAATAGATGCAGCATCTCATACAGGTGTTGATAATGTTCGTCAAATATTAGAATCAGCAACCTATTTGCCGCTGCTAGGAAACAAAAAAATCTATCTTATAGATGAAGCTCATATGTTAAGCAAGGCAGCTTTTAATGCTTTTTTAAAGATATTAGAAGAGCCGCCAGTTTCAGTGATTTTTGTATTAGCGACTACCGAAATTTACAAAATTCCAGAGACCGTTCGATCCAGAGCTTTCCAGTTATTTTTCAATGGAGTTAATTCTTCTAGCTTAAGCGATTATTTAAAAATTGTTTGCAAGGATGAAGCTATTGTTATAGAGGAAGAAGTTATTGATTTGATAGTTTCGCAAACAGATGGCTCAGTGCGTGATGCTATTAATTTACTTGAGCGAGTAAGGCTTTCATCTTCAAGCGTAACTTTAGAAGATGCTTTAAAATTGCTTGGAAAAATTGGCTATGAAGAGTTAATAGACTTGTTTGAAATAGTTTTAAATGGCGATGAGCGTGAATTAATAGTTTATTTGGACAAAATTTCTTTTGAAAATTTAGCACCTCAAAGCGTGTGGGATATGCTAATAGTTTTATGCCGCTCTTTGGTTTGGATAAAATTTGGTATCTCTAGTAAAAGTTTGAAAGTTTTTGATAAATATTCTGCAAAGCTCAAAAAAATTGCTGAAAGTAAGTCGGTTCATTTGTTAAATGAAATATTGCAGCAATTTTGGTTACAAGAAGAGATTTTTGCAAAAACCTCTAATAAAAGCATATTTTTAGAATCATTTCTTTTACAACTCTGTATGCAAGATTTTGCTAAAAATTTAAGCTCTAAAAAAATCCCAAGTTCTTATAATAGTTTTGACGAAAAAAAAAACAGTTTTAGTCAAAATTTAGTCAAAGAAAATAAAGAAGAAATTAAGGCGGTAGCAAAAGAAGTAAAAGTAGATGCTTTGCCTGAAAATAAAACTGAATTTCATAGTTTTATCACAGAAAAGCTTTCAGAGATTTCAGACCTTCTTTTGGTCTCCATTTTAAGACAGGCCAAAGATTTGGACTTTGATAAAGAAAAAGGGGTCTTAAAAATGGCTTTTTTAGGACAAACTTCTTTTTTTAAGAATAAATTGGAAGAAAGTAAATCATTGTTATTACCACTGATCAAACAGTTTTCACCACAGACAAACGACTTTATTTTCAGCTTTTTAGAGCTGAAAGCTTCAGAAGTCGAAAAAAAAAAATCTGAAAATTTAGAGCCTTTGAATAAAAAAATCGAAAATATTCAAAGAAATGATATTCCTCAAAAGCCTAAATATGACAATCAGAAATATTCTCAAGGGTATAAAGTTTTTAATAAAAGTAAAAATATTGAGGTCGGAAAAGTTGTTGATATTTCTGATGAAAGCAAATGGCCGAAATCTAATTTGCTAGTGAAATTTTTTTCAGGTAGAATTGAAAAAAGGCAATCAAATTAATAAAAATTTTTTAAGAGTTTTAAGTTATGACTTATCCTAAAGTAGTCCTTGTTGGAAGAACAAATGTTGGTAAATCTGCAATTTTTAACAGGATTTCTTCTCAAACCAAAAGCATTGTTTTTGATCAATCTGGTGTTACCAGAGATTATCTTCATGAAGCTATTACATGGGATGACAAAAAATTTGATTTTGTAGATGCAGGTGGTTTTACTTTTAGCAAAGGGGATAAAAAAGACCCTTTCGCAGATGTGGTTGCTCAAAAAATAGAAGATTTGATTTCACATGCTTCGATTTTGCTCTTTGTATGTGATGTTAAAAGTGGTTTAACTGCTGAAGACCAAAGAATTGCTAAACTTTTGCATAAGACAAAAAAGACAGTTTATTTGGTTGTTAATAAAACTGATAATAAAAATGCATATGAAAGCAATTTCGGAGAATT is from Candidatus Dependentiae bacterium and encodes:
- the dnaX gene encoding DNA polymerase III subunit gamma/tau, with amino-acid sequence MQNLELNLARKLRPKTFNDVIGQELSVRILKNGLYLNKFFPVYIFSGNRGCGKTTSARLLAAAVNCENLKNFQQNPKEQDVPCGKCSSCNLMLGLNHPDFIEIDAASHTGVDNVRQILESATYLPLLGNKKIYLIDEAHMLSKAAFNAFLKILEEPPVSVIFVLATTEIYKIPETVRSRAFQLFFNGVNSSSLSDYLKIVCKDEAIVIEEEVIDLIVSQTDGSVRDAINLLERVRLSSSSVTLEDALKLLGKIGYEELIDLFEIVLNGDERELIVYLDKISFENLAPQSVWDMLIVLCRSLVWIKFGISSKSLKVFDKYSAKLKKIAESKSVHLLNEILQQFWLQEEIFAKTSNKSIFLESFLLQLCMQDFAKNLSSKKIPSSYNSFDEKKNSFSQNLVKENKEEIKAVAKEVKVDALPENKTEFHSFITEKLSEISDLLLVSILRQAKDLDFDKEKGVLKMAFLGQTSFFKNKLEESKSLLLPLIKQFSPQTNDFIFSFLELKASEVEKKKSENLEPLNKKIENIQRNDIPQKPKYDNQKYSQGYKVFNKSKNIEVGKVVDISDESKWPKSNLLVKFFSGRIEKRQSN
- the gatA gene encoding Asp-tRNA(Asn)/Glu-tRNA(Gln) amidotransferase GatCAB subunit A (allows the formation of correctly charged Asn-tRNA(Asn) or Gln-tRNA(Gln) through the transamidation of misacylated Asp-tRNA(Asn) or Glu-tRNA(Gln) in organisms which lack either or both of asparaginyl-tRNA or glutaminyl-tRNA synthetases; reaction takes place in the presence of glutamine and ATP through an activated phospho-Asp-tRNA(Asn) or phospho-Glu-tRNA), whose product is MKPFLTIQEIKEKLEKKEITPKDVLSFYKKRIKKYNPKLNAFLEVFEEEFDKEHSSKGLLAGIPGLLKDNMSQKGRITSCASKILSNYKAPYDATITKKLKDEGAIIVGRGNMDEFAMGSSGEFSAYGATLNPWDSTRAAGGSSSGPAGAVGAGLVPWAIGSETGSSVRIPAAFCNLVGLYPSYGRFSRKGIVAFASSTDQVGPITKTVYDNALLASIMSGNDEGDGTSINQPRQDFTKDLSAKLPQNLKIGVIKDSLESDGVDPQIKESFTSAINNFEKMGATIKYVSIPNIDLGIAVYFVLSRAEAASNLSRYDGTLYGNRDKEATTIEEMYIKTRQNNFGKEVKRRILMGNYVLSAGHKDAFYNKALLVRSLLQKSFEDTFKDVDLLISPTSSTLAFQIGKESSDPLAMYMADFFTVPMCISGIPGLSIPCGFSKENLPIGFQFVGPRFSEHLIYKAAFAYEQQTQFYLKNPAGFE
- a CDS encoding Asp-tRNA(Asn)/Glu-tRNA(Gln) amidotransferase subunit GatC, translating into MYSFSKEELLKIAKLSALHLDENEIEQFAKELQIILEYSSMLNKVVSEEKLEAKPFKTNVFRDDVAIATDSKEILENAPQKKDTFFVVPKIL